From Lolium perenne isolate Kyuss_39 chromosome 5, Kyuss_2.0, whole genome shotgun sequence, a single genomic window includes:
- the LOC127300301 gene encoding uncharacterized protein yields the protein MCAAMYRKRPSSFFDDPSQPEAAASPPPPSKRARFRGDGSPRLRGAAVNPDLVAALRARFPSVRLEFIEKALEECENNLDSAIKCLLPLRLEHTEFNVDPAYQSPNEMSTEVQVPNEDITECNEVPAPIENVPGADNLASGITEWVEILMNEMMASSSNPDEAKARVSRVLEAFHKSSISGIHTEAMQRFQKEFLSYKEQFEAVIKENTILKKAVAIQHVRQKEHDERNQELQQLKQLALQYREQIRGLEINNYALSMHLRQAQQGSSIPGHFHRDIL from the exons ATGTGCGCGGCGATGTACCGGAAGCGGCCATCCTCCTTCTTCGACGACCCGTCCCAGCCGGAGGCGGCGGCGTCCCCTCCTCCGCCCTCCAAGCGCGCGCGCTTCCGCGGAGACGGCAGCCCCAGGCTGCGgggcgccgccgtcaaccccgacCTGGTGGCCGCGCTCCGCGCCCGGTTCCCTTCCGTCAGGCTCGAG TTCATTGAGAAGGCTCTTGAAGAGTGTGAAAACAATTTGGATTCAGCAATAAAGTGTTTACTTCCTCTACGCTTAGAACACACAGAGTTTAATGTGGATCCAGCGTATCAATCTCCCAATGAAATGTCTACTGAGGTTCAAGTGCCTAATGAAG ATATTACAGAATGTAATGAAGTTCCTGCACCCATAGAAAATGTTCCTGGTGCAGATAACCTTGCATCAGGCATCACCGAATGGGTTGAGATTCTTATGAATGAGATGATGGCAAGTTCCTCTAACCCAGACGAGGCAAAGGCTCGTGTGTCAAGAGTACTTGAGGCTTTTCACAAGTCCTCGATCTCTGGTATCCATACTGAAGCAATGCAGAGGTTTCAGAAG GAATTTTTGTCATACAAGGAACAGTTTGAAGCTGTCATTAAAGAAAATACTATTCTTAAGAAAGCTGTGGCAATCCAACATGTACGCCAAAAGGAGCATGATGAGAGAAACCAGGAGCTTCAGCAACTGAAGCAGTTGGCTCTGCAGTACCGGGAACAAATTAGAGGCCTTGAG ATAAATAACTACGCCTTGTCCATGCACCTCAGACAAGCTCAGCAGGGCAGCTCGATTCCAGGGCACTTCCATCGGGACATTTTGTGA